A portion of the Sphingobacterium spiritivorum genome contains these proteins:
- a CDS encoding MepB family protein: MYFSKIKKHHLSMSAAIHTNIITPLIEKLYSPMSQLEQLQFDKESSSYHAASFVTEEQVILFRKANITPKKIGQFVTLWKRNITSGETEPYTTKDQVDLVTIFIKNQDQYGLFIFSTAILREMKILTHDNIMGKRGFRIYAPWDIPENKQAIKTKEWQIKYFEYLAPDLIDNKSLLSIATYA; encoded by the coding sequence ATGTACTTTAGTAAAATAAAGAAACATCACCTGTCTATGTCTGCTGCTATACATACAAACATTATCACCCCATTAATTGAAAAGTTGTATTCTCCAATGTCACAACTGGAGCAACTCCAATTTGATAAAGAAAGCAGCAGCTATCATGCGGCTTCTTTTGTAACAGAAGAGCAGGTTATTCTGTTTCGCAAGGCGAATATTACACCTAAGAAAATCGGACAATTTGTAACCTTGTGGAAAAGAAATATTACGTCCGGTGAAACGGAACCTTACACGACGAAAGATCAGGTAGACCTTGTTACCATATTCATAAAGAATCAGGATCAGTATGGACTATTTATATTCTCAACAGCGATTCTGAGAGAAATGAAAATTCTCACACATGATAACATTATGGGCAAAAGAGGTTTCAGGATATATGCACCCTGGGATATTCCTGAAAATAAACAGGCTATAAAAACAAAGGAATGGCAGATCAAATATTTTGAATATCTTGCACCCGATCTTATTGATAACAAGTCTCTACTTTCAATTGCTACCTATGCCTGA
- a CDS encoding serine hydrolase domain-containing protein, which translates to MKNQLHPSSAFSAEFSTGDKHIYEVRLQKNDFAAFSVMQRGIDIVVSVYDEKNHKLNEYDSPNGKFGPEYFTIHANHKGKYKIEISAPGQQVISGKYDIQTLRIKQKATLPNEKTDELLTRYQSKSSPGIALAIQKDGRTIYEKYTGIANLENKIPISDSTIFHIASVSKQFAVFSILLLEKQKKLSLEDDIRQYLPEMPDYGNKISIKNLANHTSGLREIFDLSSLIGQREGGHMTMDQAYRLLTQQKHLNFHPGTAYEYCNSGFILLAKIVEKVSGKSFSDFTENEIFRPLKMKNSLFLDNEERIIRNKAYSYSYRAGQYQQVPLHFSLVGSTGLNTTVRDLNLWTENFHSATIGDTSLFHKMEQQSTLNNGERLSYALGQEVKQYKGLNLIFHGGGDAGYRSYLVRIPEHNFAMAMTGNFQTFNPLDIAYTIIDYYFDKTPDNPVEPYIAQDTATLTKWAGQYEVMRGLLFTFSAENNKFYLQINGSAQKLPLPALSDKEFMFPALPHSRFVFSTDENGTPDFRWHLSDFSYKGKKINSKVLKNQDTDLALYTGRFYSPELETEYEFSVMNGKLMALHLLNGNIPMNPMPIPDTFNTEEGYFRKVEFVRDQHSRIVGCKVSATGVREVLFEKTTSQ; encoded by the coding sequence ATGAAGAACCAACTTCACCCCTCCTCGGCTTTCAGTGCGGAGTTTTCTACAGGGGACAAGCATATATACGAAGTGCGACTCCAAAAGAATGATTTTGCAGCTTTTTCTGTTATGCAGCGAGGTATAGATATTGTTGTCAGCGTTTATGATGAAAAGAATCATAAGCTGAATGAATATGATAGTCCCAATGGTAAATTCGGACCGGAATACTTCACCATACATGCCAATCATAAGGGTAAATATAAAATTGAAATATCAGCTCCCGGGCAACAGGTTATATCCGGAAAATATGATATCCAAACGCTGAGAATAAAACAAAAAGCAACTCTTCCGAATGAAAAAACAGATGAACTCCTCACCCGTTATCAAAGTAAATCAAGTCCTGGTATAGCGCTTGCAATTCAAAAGGATGGTAGGACCATTTATGAAAAATATACAGGGATAGCCAATTTGGAAAACAAGATCCCGATCTCGGATTCTACCATATTTCATATAGCATCCGTATCTAAACAGTTTGCCGTATTTTCTATTCTCCTGCTGGAAAAACAGAAAAAATTATCTCTTGAAGATGATATACGGCAATATTTACCGGAAATGCCTGATTACGGAAACAAGATCAGCATAAAAAATCTGGCTAATCATACCAGCGGACTGCGGGAGATATTTGATCTCAGCAGTCTGATAGGACAACGGGAAGGTGGTCATATGACTATGGATCAGGCCTACCGGCTGTTGACTCAGCAGAAGCATCTTAATTTCCATCCCGGCACTGCATACGAATACTGCAATTCTGGGTTTATATTACTGGCAAAGATCGTAGAAAAGGTATCCGGTAAGTCTTTTTCAGATTTTACGGAAAATGAAATCTTCCGTCCGTTAAAAATGAAAAATTCCTTATTCCTCGATAATGAGGAGAGAATCATCAGGAATAAAGCTTATTCCTACAGTTACAGAGCCGGGCAGTATCAACAGGTTCCCCTTCATTTTTCTCTGGTAGGATCCACAGGACTGAATACGACTGTACGTGATCTCAATCTGTGGACAGAAAACTTTCATTCAGCCACAATTGGTGACACAAGCCTGTTCCATAAAATGGAACAACAAAGTACTTTAAATAACGGCGAACGGCTCTCTTATGCTCTTGGCCAGGAAGTAAAACAATATAAAGGGCTAAATCTGATTTTTCACGGAGGCGGAGATGCAGGGTACAGGTCTTATCTGGTTCGTATTCCGGAACACAATTTCGCTATGGCTATGACAGGTAATTTTCAGACCTTCAATCCACTGGATATTGCCTATACTATTATCGATTATTATTTTGATAAGACACCGGACAATCCGGTGGAACCCTATATTGCTCAGGATACAGCAACGCTGACCAAATGGGCTGGTCAATATGAAGTGATGAGAGGTCTGTTGTTTACGTTTTCTGCTGAAAACAATAAATTCTATCTGCAGATCAACGGATCAGCGCAGAAACTACCTTTACCCGCTCTTTCAGACAAAGAGTTCATGTTTCCTGCTCTTCCACATAGTCGATTTGTATTTAGTACAGATGAAAATGGTACACCGGATTTCAGATGGCATCTGTCCGACTTCAGTTATAAAGGAAAAAAGATTAATAGCAAAGTCCTGAAAAATCAGGATACAGATCTGGCCTTATATACTGGCCGTTTTTACAGTCCTGAATTGGAAACTGAGTATGAATTCAGTGTTATGAATGGAAAACTTATGGCTTTGCATCTGCTGAATGGGAACATTCCTATGAATCCGATGCCAATACCTGACACCTTCAATACAGAAGAAGGATATTTCCGCAAAGTGGAATTTGTCAGGGATCAGCATTCCAGAATCGTAGGCTGTAAAGTATCTGCTACCGGAGTCAGGGAAGTGTTGTTTGAAAAAACAACCTCTCAATAG
- a CDS encoding cold-shock protein — MAQTQQKKENQKKKLEKRKSKEQKKEYKKTHNSKGKSLEEMFVYVDEFGNLSNTPPTQKYEFKPSDLERPVVEEEFSFGKVSFFNEQGQYGFIRNNETRESVYFNTNLVGFVLYMDQKVKFKYQSTKQGLQVTSVEVIK; from the coding sequence ATGGCACAAACACAGCAAAAAAAAGAAAATCAAAAGAAAAAATTAGAAAAAAGAAAATCAAAAGAACAAAAAAAAGAGTATAAAAAAACTCACAACTCCAAGGGTAAATCATTGGAAGAAATGTTTGTCTACGTTGACGAATTTGGAAATCTATCTAATACTCCTCCTACCCAAAAGTACGAATTCAAACCTTCAGATCTGGAACGTCCTGTTGTCGAAGAAGAATTTTCATTCGGAAAAGTTTCTTTCTTCAATGAGCAGGGTCAGTATGGATTTATCCGTAACAATGAGACACGCGAAAGTGTATACTTTAATACCAATCTTGTTGGTTTCGTATTGTATATGGATCAAAAGGTTAAATTTAAATACCAATCTACCAAACAGGGGCTACAGGTTACATCCGTAGAAGTTATCAAATAA
- a CDS encoding acyl-CoA dehydrogenase family protein has translation MKEGFEIFLKKFENRIHELFHHESDINELSINRGLPQDVWDKIMELKPLSVAIPENFGGRGAKVSECLSILAAASYESLPLSLTFGINIALFLEPLAKYGHPEIQQPIFDRFLQHKAMGGLMITEPDFGSDALNMRTQYEESETGYKLKGQKHWQGLTGMADFWIIAARKDAGKGDLARDVEFFVTDNSRSEQQIQVEHYFNNLGLYMIPYGMNTIDLEVPANQKLLQKSTGIKMMLDILHRSRLQFPGMGMGFIKRMLDEALSHCTNRKVGGQQLLALDSVQYQISRIQSSYSLCSGMCARSSSMSGIDQDLATAGLEANSMKALVTDLMQEAAQICVQLSGSSGYKIDHVAGRGIVDSRPFQIFEGSNEMLYTQIAEMVIKQMKKSKESNFGQYLQGFDRCDRVAVLFKRVLDFQISESLVQRQMVVLGKIIARLVCLQYVGDMTDKGFRTDLYDNCVKHMKMDVKKLLSDFLNYNDAKPIVEYQEQSNWIDFI, from the coding sequence ATGAAAGAAGGCTTTGAAATATTTTTAAAGAAATTTGAGAACAGAATACATGAGCTGTTCCACCACGAATCAGATATAAACGAATTAAGTATAAACCGTGGACTTCCTCAGGATGTCTGGGACAAAATAATGGAACTAAAGCCTCTTTCTGTCGCCATCCCAGAAAATTTTGGAGGAAGAGGAGCAAAGGTCAGTGAATGTCTGTCCATCCTTGCTGCAGCTTCTTATGAATCTTTACCCTTATCCCTGACTTTTGGCATTAATATCGCACTTTTTCTGGAGCCATTAGCAAAATATGGTCATCCAGAAATACAGCAACCGATATTTGATCGTTTCCTCCAGCATAAGGCGATGGGGGGTCTGATGATTACAGAACCCGACTTCGGGAGTGATGCACTAAATATGCGCACCCAATATGAAGAGTCGGAAACCGGCTATAAGCTTAAGGGACAGAAACACTGGCAGGGACTGACCGGAATGGCAGATTTTTGGATCATTGCTGCCCGTAAAGATGCGGGAAAAGGAGATCTGGCCAGAGATGTTGAATTTTTTGTAACGGATAACAGTCGTTCTGAGCAACAGATACAGGTAGAACATTATTTTAATAATCTTGGGCTTTATATGATTCCGTATGGTATGAATACCATCGATCTGGAAGTGCCGGCCAATCAGAAATTATTACAGAAAAGTACCGGTATCAAGATGATGCTTGATATTCTTCACCGCAGTCGCTTGCAGTTTCCGGGTATGGGAATGGGCTTTATCAAACGCATGCTGGATGAAGCACTGTCACATTGTACCAACCGCAAGGTAGGAGGGCAGCAGTTACTGGCTTTAGATTCTGTACAATATCAGATATCCCGTATTCAATCTTCGTACAGTCTTTGTTCAGGTATGTGCGCACGTAGTTCTTCTATGAGCGGGATCGATCAGGACCTGGCTACTGCCGGACTGGAAGCAAACAGTATGAAAGCGTTGGTAACTGATCTGATGCAGGAAGCTGCGCAGATCTGTGTGCAACTGTCGGGTTCGAGCGGTTATAAAATTGATCACGTAGCCGGACGCGGTATTGTAGACAGCAGACCGTTCCAGATTTTTGAAGGATCTAACGAAATGCTTTATACACAGATTGCAGAGATGGTTATCAAGCAGATGAAGAAATCCAAGGAAAGCAATTTTGGCCAGTATTTGCAAGGATTTGACCGTTGTGACCGTGTTGCAGTCCTGTTTAAGCGTGTGTTGGATTTTCAGATCTCTGAAAGCCTGGTACAGAGACAAATGGTTGTTCTTGGTAAAATTATCGCCCGCTTAGTATGTTTACAGTATGTCGGTGATATGACAGATAAAGGTTTCAGAACGGATCTGTATGACAACTGTGTCAAACATATGAAGATGGATGTCAAAAAATTATTGTCTGACTTCCTGAATTACAATGATGCAAAACCAATCGTTGAATATCAGGAACAGTCTAACTGGATAGATTTTATTTAA
- a CDS encoding SRPBCC family protein encodes MIHRLYQEQQLNCDLQTAWTFFSAAGNLSKITPPEMKFTVLTSFANDEIYEGMLIRYRVSPLFGISMNWETKITQVDYQKSFTDFQAKGPYKLWNHHHEFISNDKGVLMKDTVDYELPFGWFGELTHNWMVKPRLDEIFRYRRQVLDKKFGNTPPT; translated from the coding sequence ATGATACACCGATTATACCAGGAACAACAGCTCAACTGCGATTTGCAGACCGCATGGACATTTTTTTCCGCAGCAGGTAATCTTTCCAAAATTACTCCTCCCGAAATGAAATTCACCGTATTGACATCTTTTGCCAATGATGAAATTTATGAAGGAATGCTCATTCGCTATCGGGTTTCACCACTATTCGGAATCAGCATGAACTGGGAAACTAAAATCACGCAGGTAGACTATCAGAAGAGTTTTACAGATTTTCAGGCTAAAGGGCCATATAAGTTATGGAATCATCACCATGAATTTATTTCCAATGATAAAGGTGTACTGATGAAAGATACCGTAGATTATGAATTGCCGTTTGGATGGTTCGGGGAGTTAACCCACAATTGGATGGTCAAACCAAGATTAGATGAAATATTCCGATACAGACGTCAGGTTCTCGATAAAAAATTCGGAAATACGCCCCCTACCTGA
- a CDS encoding RNA polymerase sigma factor, which translates to MTQETFKSVVFIHKDKLFRFANRFLIDPQDAFDIVQEVLIKLWESRMELDKVSNLEAYAMRMTKNLALNKINREAVKYKAESYEMPEVQKEKYPALTRDLILQLIDKLPEKQRLVMYLRDIEEYEFETICELTGIDENAARVNLSRARNTVKNGLTMIFDYEERRIRAIKS; encoded by the coding sequence ATGACACAGGAAACATTTAAATCGGTCGTTTTTATCCATAAGGATAAATTATTCCGGTTTGCTAATCGCTTCCTGATAGATCCGCAAGATGCTTTTGATATTGTACAGGAAGTACTTATTAAACTTTGGGAATCTCGCATGGAGCTTGACAAAGTATCAAATCTTGAAGCTTATGCTATGCGTATGACAAAAAACCTGGCTTTAAATAAGATAAACCGGGAAGCTGTAAAATACAAGGCAGAAAGTTATGAAATGCCGGAGGTTCAGAAAGAGAAATATCCGGCGCTGACCCGCGACCTGATTCTCCAGCTGATTGACAAGCTACCTGAGAAGCAAAGATTGGTGATGTATCTACGAGACATAGAGGAGTATGAATTTGAGACCATATGTGAGTTAACAGGAATAGATGAGAATGCGGCCAGAGTGAATCTGTCCCGTGCACGGAATACCGTAAAAAATGGATTAACAATGATTTTTGATTATGAAGAAAGAAGAATTAGAGCGATTAAAAGCTAA
- a CDS encoding DUF4252 domain-containing protein — translation MKHLLIIVSLLCFSISQAQLSKLDQIFDQYKEGKGVTSIKIGKPMFSMLNKMKLSDNDLESIRPLLTNINSIKMLIVEGDTPELQSDVSKAISKLNYEELMVINSEENKIKFLAENTQSENINNLLLSIITDDSTIFMILDGRVKYDDISKLINSVN, via the coding sequence ATGAAACATTTATTAATTATCGTGAGCCTGCTATGCTTTAGCATCTCTCAGGCACAACTGTCAAAACTCGATCAGATTTTTGATCAGTACAAAGAAGGCAAAGGTGTCACTTCTATTAAGATCGGAAAACCTATGTTTTCGATGCTCAATAAAATGAAATTATCAGATAACGATCTTGAAAGTATCCGGCCGCTTCTGACAAATATCAATTCAATTAAAATGCTGATTGTAGAAGGAGATACTCCTGAATTGCAGTCTGATGTATCTAAAGCGATCAGTAAGTTAAACTATGAAGAACTGATGGTGATCAATTCGGAAGAAAACAAAATTAAGTTTCTGGCAGAAAACACACAATCCGAAAACATCAATAACTTATTACTCAGTATTATTACAGATGATTCGACCATCTTTATGATATTGGATGGTAGAGTAAAATACGATGATATCAGTAAACTAATCAACAGTGTAAACTAA
- a CDS encoding DUF4252 domain-containing protein: MKTLITSTLILISCFLLQSCMVKSRPNMDFVQHNSISKGAEIVSVKVPGLLLNPFLKSSIKELEEEDPMIAMLLKKLKSLKVMTISNDKKGLLMKDFNKYLAKNKFEEMASIHSEGSIVSINGKMKGDRIKRLMLGIADDEELVFLDIESDLDLNELVQMISYYEQKQEKQKQEKM, translated from the coding sequence ATGAAAACTCTAATTACCTCTACCCTTATCCTGATCAGTTGCTTTCTGTTGCAAAGCTGTATGGTGAAGAGCCGTCCGAATATGGATTTTGTGCAGCACAACAGTATCTCAAAAGGTGCAGAAATTGTATCCGTAAAAGTACCTGGCTTATTACTTAATCCGTTCTTAAAAAGTTCGATAAAAGAACTGGAAGAAGAAGATCCGATGATCGCGATGCTGCTCAAGAAACTCAAAAGTCTTAAAGTGATGACGATATCAAATGATAAAAAAGGTCTTCTTATGAAGGATTTCAACAAATATCTGGCAAAGAATAAATTTGAAGAAATGGCCAGTATTCATAGTGAAGGTTCGATAGTATCTATCAATGGCAAAATGAAAGGTGATCGTATCAAAAGACTAATGCTTGGAATCGCAGATGATGAAGAATTGGTTTTTCTGGACATCGAATCTGATCTTGATTTAAATGAACTCGTCCAAATGATTTCTTATTATGAGCAAAAGCAGGAAAAACAAAAACAAGAAAAAATGTAA
- a CDS encoding winged helix-turn-helix transcriptional regulator, with the protein MSNTANNVKVRETTCSEELMAIRDSLDILGGKWKLMILRYLSNRQGQDIHFKKMQREISGISAKMLSKELKDLERNLLITRSVQDQHLIMVYYAITEYGMSVLPLTENLVEWGLYHRQKIKAEMK; encoded by the coding sequence ATGAGCAATACTGCGAATAACGTAAAGGTGCGTGAGACGACCTGCAGTGAAGAACTGATGGCTATACGGGATAGTCTGGATATATTGGGGGGGAAATGGAAATTGATGATCCTGCGTTATCTCAGCAACCGTCAGGGACAGGATATACATTTTAAAAAAATGCAAAGAGAAATATCCGGAATTTCTGCGAAGATGCTAAGTAAAGAACTAAAAGACCTCGAACGCAATCTGCTGATTACACGTTCGGTACAGGATCAGCATTTGATAATGGTTTATTATGCCATTACGGAATACGGAATGAGCGTATTACCACTGACAGAAAATCTTGTTGAATGGGGACTTTATCATCGGCAGAAGATAAAAGCAGAAATGAAATAA
- a CDS encoding zinc-binding alcohol dehydrogenase family protein: MKAIVLNDKNELTDQEVQIRSISENEILIRIMASAFNPIDYQMRESEQERKYLFSPILGRELSGIVEKTGPAVTDFRIGDEVFCACGSMGSNGSYATHILVPQEIAVRKPRSISFEQAAALPVVGITALQVLNRISIRPDTRILVTGASSGVGNFFIKLLLAKGIKYLTVTAGNKDRTEQLRKIGVQEEQIVDYHSPDLSSELIRRNGGIKFDIVVDCVGEYLSETSAEVMKANAVYADITNRISSEGRALLFDIGATIHHISNFVYAREKRYTYFRQSLEQIRRYIDETQVTPPAITVIGGLSAENAEYAQHVLQNNGTSGSKLIMQNQI, encoded by the coding sequence ATGAAAGCAATCGTATTAAATGATAAGAACGAACTGACAGACCAGGAGGTCCAAATCCGTTCTATCTCTGAAAATGAAATTCTCATTCGCATCATGGCTTCAGCCTTCAATCCTATCGATTATCAGATGCGCGAAAGCGAGCAGGAAAGAAAATATCTTTTCTCACCAATACTCGGGCGTGAACTTTCGGGTATAGTAGAAAAAACAGGCCCAGCTGTTACGGATTTCCGTATCGGAGATGAAGTATTCTGTGCCTGCGGCAGTATGGGGTCTAACGGAAGTTATGCAACACATATCCTTGTACCTCAGGAAATCGCTGTACGCAAACCTCGTTCCATATCCTTTGAACAGGCAGCAGCTTTACCTGTCGTTGGCATAACAGCATTACAGGTCCTCAACCGCATTTCGATAAGACCTGATACACGTATCCTCGTCACAGGAGCTTCTTCAGGTGTCGGAAATTTCTTTATCAAGTTACTGTTAGCGAAAGGTATAAAGTATCTGACTGTCACAGCCGGAAATAAAGACAGAACAGAACAACTGAGAAAAATCGGTGTACAGGAGGAGCAGATAGTGGACTATCATAGTCCAGATTTAAGTAGTGAATTAATAAGACGGAACGGAGGAATCAAATTTGATATTGTAGTAGATTGCGTAGGCGAATATCTATCTGAAACATCGGCAGAGGTCATGAAGGCAAATGCAGTGTATGCAGACATCACCAATAGAATCTCGTCTGAAGGCAGAGCCCTGCTTTTTGATATCGGAGCGACTATCCATCACATTTCAAACTTTGTGTATGCCAGAGAGAAAAGATATACCTATTTCAGGCAGTCGCTGGAACAGATCCGCCGTTATATCGATGAAACTCAGGTAACACCCCCCGCTATAACGGTAATCGGAGGACTGTCTGCTGAAAATGCAGAGTATGCACAACATGTACTACAAAATAATGGCACCTCGGGATCAAAACTAATTATGCAAAATCAAATCTGA
- a CDS encoding cupin domain-containing protein gives MNTIPRRIITAEANGRSYIESDETVTNVSEHYPGLIISDIWQTSEMPASLSAETPILNTAIPNPIRNGTYFRYVQIPPDQELGISAPAGQPHPLMHKTPSLDYIVILSGEIYLITDSEETLLHPGDIVIQCGTNHAWSNRSDTPCIQLAILIDAKPKDQ, from the coding sequence ATGAACACTATACCCAGAAGAATTATTACAGCTGAAGCGAATGGACGATCCTATATTGAAAGTGATGAGACTGTCACAAATGTTTCGGAACACTACCCGGGTCTCATTATCTCAGACATCTGGCAGACGAGCGAAATGCCGGCGAGTTTATCTGCCGAAACACCTATACTCAATACTGCTATTCCGAATCCTATCAGAAATGGCACTTATTTCAGATATGTACAGATTCCACCGGATCAGGAATTGGGGATCAGTGCTCCTGCCGGACAGCCACATCCGCTGATGCACAAAACGCCCAGTCTGGATTACATTGTAATTCTTTCCGGGGAGATATATCTGATCACCGACAGTGAAGAAACGCTGTTACATCCGGGAGATATCGTTATTCAATGTGGTACTAACCATGCCTGGAGCAACAGATCAGACACTCCATGTATTCAGCTGGCTATTTTAATTGATGCCAAGCCAAAAGATCAGTAA
- a CDS encoding sensor histidine kinase — translation MEETNLIRLLIVGIVVSKLIVAVLFILFYRKNKQLSKERQSLVDANAEINRHAGRIEEQNRALIEAEQFKAKIFSVVSHDLRVPVSTFQTLLSFSRVIEIPPEEIRKTLIKIGSELDDSSKMLDEVLIWAAEQMTNEKIIFTPLSAYERVEEAYNLFYERINFKQLIFINKIPKDFVLMGNKKIVDLIIRNLISNAVKFSLSGQEIVVGLSSSPANHILYVQDNGVGMSEEQVAALQTATIKSSSEGTFKEKGAGIGLVLCYDFAHRLGWNIDVSSKEGSGSVFQIQIPVSAS, via the coding sequence ATGGAAGAAACTAATCTTATCCGATTGTTAATCGTCGGTATTGTGGTCAGCAAACTGATTGTTGCTGTTTTGTTTATCTTATTCTATCGGAAAAATAAACAACTCTCAAAAGAGCGGCAATCTCTCGTAGATGCCAATGCTGAAATTAACCGTCATGCAGGCCGGATTGAAGAGCAGAACAGAGCACTTATTGAGGCAGAACAATTTAAAGCTAAGATATTCTCTGTTGTCTCGCATGATCTTCGGGTACCCGTAAGTACATTTCAAACACTTCTATCTTTTTCCAGAGTGATAGAGATTCCTCCTGAAGAAATTCGGAAAACGCTTATTAAAATCGGCTCAGAGCTGGATGATTCATCCAAAATGCTGGATGAAGTACTGATCTGGGCTGCTGAACAAATGACAAATGAAAAAATAATCTTTACTCCATTATCAGCTTATGAACGTGTAGAAGAAGCATATAATTTGTTTTATGAACGCATCAACTTCAAACAACTGATATTTATTAATAAGATTCCTAAGGACTTTGTTCTTATGGGTAACAAAAAAATAGTAGATCTTATTATTCGTAATCTGATAAGTAATGCCGTGAAGTTCAGTCTCAGCGGACAGGAGATTGTAGTCGGTCTCTCATCTTCACCGGCTAATCATATATTGTATGTTCAGGATAATGGTGTTGGTATGAGTGAAGAGCAGGTGGCAGCTTTGCAAACTGCAACCATTAAATCCAGTTCGGAAGGAACTTTCAAAGAAAAGGGAGCTGGTATCGGCCTTGTTTTATGTTATGATTTTGCACATCGTCTGGGCTGGAATATAGATGTCAGCAGTAAAGAGGGAAGTGGAAGTGTTTTTCAAATCCAAATCCCCGTTAGTGCTTCTTAG
- a CDS encoding helix-turn-helix domain-containing protein, giving the protein MDTSTKTAHRHQELTAIFMDELDKHLDDLLHGRISDMYEIRDIADQMHIHPRHLSNTIKRTTGRSACSFFEEKIIEQAKILLAQPNKSIQEIAVLLTYDPSNFTKFFKRFTQLTPKQYRNQILEEQTANNMSSVA; this is encoded by the coding sequence ATGGATACGTCAACAAAAACAGCACACAGACATCAGGAGTTAACTGCAATTTTTATGGATGAACTGGACAAGCATCTGGATGATTTGTTACATGGCAGGATATCGGACATGTATGAAATCAGAGATATTGCGGATCAGATGCACATTCATCCGCGTCACCTCAGCAATACGATCAAACGCACTACAGGACGATCTGCCTGCTCCTTCTTTGAGGAAAAAATCATTGAACAAGCTAAAATTCTGCTTGCTCAACCGAATAAAAGTATTCAGGAAATAGCGGTGCTGCTGACCTATGATCCTTCCAACTTCACTAAATTTTTCAAGCGATTCACACAATTGACGCCGAAACAGTACCGGAATCAGATTTTGGAAGAACAAACGGCGAATAACATGAGCAGCGTAGCCTGA
- a CDS encoding SDR family NAD(P)-dependent oxidoreductase — protein MKQHNIALVTGGSRGLGKEMVLRLAQKGIDCILTYNSKHDEAQEVVEQVNLLGQRAVAIQLNVADTESFEDFFGKVKHVLKDTFETDRFDYLINNAGIGIYKPFVETTEEDFDTLLNIQFKGVFFLTQKALPLMNDDGSVINISTGLARFSFPGYAAYASMKGAIETLTKYLAKELGERRIRVNVVAPGAIETDFGGGAVRDNENMNQTIASVTALGRAGLPEDIGGVVAFLCTEEARWINAQRIEVSGGMML, from the coding sequence ATGAAACAACACAATATTGCATTAGTAACAGGCGGAAGCCGCGGACTGGGAAAAGAAATGGTACTTCGCCTGGCTCAAAAAGGTATAGACTGTATACTGACCTACAACAGTAAGCATGATGAAGCACAGGAAGTAGTGGAACAGGTAAACTTGCTGGGACAGCGTGCCGTTGCGATACAGCTCAATGTAGCGGATACAGAAAGCTTTGAAGATTTTTTCGGTAAGGTAAAGCATGTTTTAAAAGATACTTTCGAAACAGATCGTTTCGATTACCTTATTAATAATGCAGGCATAGGTATTTACAAGCCTTTTGTAGAAACAACGGAAGAGGATTTTGACACCTTGCTTAATATTCAGTTTAAAGGGGTATTTTTTCTGACACAGAAGGCTCTTCCACTTATGAATGACGATGGTTCTGTAATCAATATCTCTACCGGCCTTGCACGTTTTTCATTTCCGGGATACGCGGCTTATGCTTCAATGAAAGGAGCTATAGAGACACTTACCAAATATCTGGCAAAAGAACTGGGAGAAAGAAGAATCCGGGTCAATGTTGTTGCACCAGGTGCTATTGAAACGGACTTTGGTGGCGGAGCTGTACGCGACAACGAAAATATGAATCAGACTATTGCCTCTGTGACGGCTCTTGGCCGCGCAGGTTTACCTGAAGATATTGGCGGTGTAGTGGCTTTCCTTTGTACGGAGGAAGCTCGTTGGATAAATGCACAACGAATAGAAGTATCCGGCGGAATGATGTTGTAA